From the Nonlabens marinus S1-08 genome, one window contains:
- a CDS encoding VPS10 domain-containing protein: MKHHLLLASLFIASSVIAQQPTSSDKLISDLEMQQESAATSLYKNLEFENIGPTIMSGRVVDVDVNPTDPTEMLVAYASGGLWHTSNNGTSFTPIMDNAMTINLGDIAVDWASKTIWAGTGENNASRSSYAGIGLLKSTDWGKTWSKPMLPATHHIGRILIDPANTDHVVVAATGPLYTLSDDRGIYTTMDGGATWSKTLFATNMAGFIDLAAAPDNFNVMYTASWEKDRKAWNFDGDGEASAIYKSTDAGQTWNKISTEASGFPTGSGVGRIGLAVYDENTVYAIHDSQFRREKSDEDASAKANSDRVLTKDDFQGMTMDAFLQLEDKTLDKYLKENGFQEKYRAANVKNMVRSGAAKPADLALYLEDANTQLFDTPVKGAELYRSNDGGKTWNKTHEGQIDDVFYSYGYYFAQVRVDPKDVSKVYVMGVPIIKSADGGKTWENISRENVHADHHALWVDPNDSGHLINGNDGGLNISYDDGETWIKNNTPSVGQFYAINYDMEEPYNVYGGLQDNGVWVGAHNAREDRSWQQQGQYPWESIMGGDGMQIQIDSRNSDIVYTGFQFGNYFRINRETGERAYIQPKHELGESPYRFNWQTPILLSSHNQDILYLGGNKLHRSMNQGTDWTAISPDLTQGGKEGNVAYGTLTTISESPFQFGMIYTGSDDGLVQLTKDGGSTWTKLNGGWPADLWVSRVVASQHKKDRVYVTLNGYRGDNFTAYVFKSEDAGKTWQSIATGLPASPVNVITEHPTDENMIFLGTDNAVWVAADGAAWSLLNPDMPPVAVHDLKIQPKANDLLVGTHGRSIYKVNLDELGLVEASADENAMGYYSKKLKMGKLEGFRASPRYGATRFLSDESPEPSVQISYYSPEGGKVKMEVLNAEGKTIQEANLTADAGLNFYDYNGSVSESGAKRFDKKDAPKKADNGNYYLTAGSYTVKLSGKGGSASEKLEVK, from the coding sequence ATGAAACACCATTTACTTTTAGCTTCCTTATTTATTGCTTCTAGCGTTATCGCACAGCAACCTACCAGTTCAGATAAACTAATCAGCGATCTGGAAATGCAACAGGAATCTGCTGCCACATCTCTTTACAAAAATCTTGAGTTTGAAAACATAGGTCCTACAATCATGTCTGGTCGTGTGGTAGATGTAGATGTCAACCCTACAGACCCTACTGAAATGCTCGTAGCTTATGCTAGCGGCGGCCTATGGCATACCAGCAATAATGGCACGAGCTTCACTCCTATCATGGATAACGCGATGACCATAAACTTAGGTGATATTGCCGTTGATTGGGCATCAAAAACTATCTGGGCTGGAACTGGCGAGAACAACGCCAGTCGCAGTAGCTATGCGGGTATAGGATTACTCAAGTCTACTGACTGGGGCAAAACATGGAGCAAACCCATGTTGCCAGCCACTCATCACATAGGCAGAATCCTAATCGATCCAGCGAACACTGATCATGTGGTGGTAGCTGCGACGGGTCCATTATATACGCTGAGTGATGACCGTGGAATTTATACCACGATGGATGGTGGTGCTACCTGGAGCAAAACTTTATTTGCAACTAATATGGCTGGATTTATAGATCTAGCCGCAGCACCAGACAACTTCAATGTGATGTATACAGCGAGTTGGGAAAAAGATCGCAAGGCATGGAATTTTGACGGTGACGGTGAGGCAAGTGCCATTTATAAAAGCACGGATGCCGGCCAGACGTGGAACAAGATTTCTACTGAGGCTAGCGGTTTCCCAACGGGATCAGGAGTTGGCCGCATAGGTCTAGCAGTTTATGATGAAAATACGGTGTATGCGATTCACGATTCCCAATTCCGCAGAGAGAAGAGTGATGAGGACGCTTCCGCGAAAGCGAACTCTGACAGAGTTTTGACCAAAGATGATTTTCAAGGAATGACCATGGATGCTTTCCTGCAACTGGAAGACAAGACACTGGACAAATACCTGAAAGAAAACGGGTTTCAAGAAAAATACCGCGCGGCAAATGTCAAAAACATGGTGCGCAGCGGCGCTGCAAAACCTGCTGACCTAGCGCTGTACCTTGAAGATGCGAACACTCAATTATTTGACACTCCAGTTAAAGGAGCCGAGTTATACCGCTCCAACGACGGTGGAAAGACCTGGAATAAAACGCATGAAGGTCAAATTGACGATGTATTTTACAGCTATGGATACTACTTTGCACAAGTGCGGGTAGACCCAAAAGATGTGAGTAAAGTGTATGTCATGGGAGTTCCCATTATCAAATCTGCCGACGGCGGAAAGACTTGGGAAAATATCTCTAGAGAAAATGTTCATGCTGATCATCACGCGCTTTGGGTAGATCCTAATGATAGCGGTCACTTGATCAACGGGAACGATGGAGGATTGAATATTTCATACGATGATGGTGAGACCTGGATTAAAAATAACACGCCAAGTGTTGGCCAGTTTTATGCGATCAATTATGATATGGAAGAGCCTTACAATGTGTACGGTGGATTACAAGATAATGGGGTTTGGGTAGGAGCTCATAACGCCCGTGAAGACCGATCCTGGCAACAACAAGGTCAATATCCATGGGAATCCATCATGGGTGGCGATGGGATGCAAATCCAGATTGATTCTAGAAATAGTGACATTGTTTATACTGGCTTCCAATTCGGTAATTATTTTAGAATCAATAGAGAAACTGGCGAGCGTGCTTACATTCAACCGAAACATGAGCTGGGCGAGTCGCCCTACCGTTTCAACTGGCAGACGCCTATCCTATTGAGTTCTCATAATCAGGACATCCTTTATCTGGGTGGTAATAAATTGCACAGGTCCATGAATCAGGGAACAGACTGGACAGCGATTTCGCCAGATTTAACTCAAGGAGGTAAAGAAGGAAATGTAGCATATGGAACGCTAACCACGATTAGTGAATCACCATTTCAATTCGGGATGATCTATACAGGATCTGATGATGGACTGGTACAACTCACTAAAGATGGTGGTTCTACCTGGACAAAATTAAACGGTGGCTGGCCTGCTGATTTATGGGTAAGCCGTGTTGTGGCATCACAACACAAAAAAGATCGTGTTTATGTAACCTTAAATGGTTATCGCGGTGATAATTTTACCGCATATGTTTTCAAAAGCGAGGATGCTGGGAAAACTTGGCAAAGCATAGCTACTGGGTTGCCTGCATCTCCAGTAAATGTTATTACAGAACATCCAACAGATGAAAATATGATTTTCCTAGGTACTGACAATGCGGTTTGGGTTGCAGCAGATGGTGCCGCTTGGTCACTGCTCAATCCAGATATGCCTCCAGTTGCGGTTCATGATTTGAAGATCCAGCCAAAAGCTAATGATTTATTAGTAGGTACTCACGGTAGATCCATTTATAAAGTCAATCTAGATGAGCTAGGTCTTGTGGAAGCCAGCGCAGATGAAAATGCGATGGGTTATTACAGTAAAAAACTGAAGATGGGTAAATTAGAAGGTTTCCGTGCGAGTCCTCGTTATGGGGCTACACGTTTCTTAAGCGACGAAAGTCCAGAGCCTAGCGTGCAAATTTCTTACTACAGTCCAGAAGGCGGCAAAGTAAAAATGGAAGTCTTGAACGCTGAAGGAAAAACCATCCAAGAAGCAAACCTTACCGCAGATGCTGGATTGAATTTCTATGATTACAACGGGTCCGTTTCAGAATCTGGTGCAAAGCGATTTGATAAAAAGGATGCCCCTAAAAAAGCAGACAACGGTAACTACTACCTTACTGCTGGAAGTTATACGGTAAAGCTATCAGGAAAAGGTGGAAGTGCTAGTGAGAAACTAGAGGTAAAATAG
- a CDS encoding aminopeptidase P family protein, with product MKYDPIDNTLFKTNRKNFMAQMKPSSLAVFNSNDVFKTGADSTMPFKQHRDIFYLSGADQEDTILILFPDCPDPAHREVLFVTETNDHIAVWEGEKLTKEKATEVTGIETVYWLKEFDKKFFEMMTQAETIYFNTNEHYRQAVEMQTREDRFILKTKAQYPAHNYAKSAPIMQRLRAVKHPLEIELMQTACDITNAGFRRVLEFMKPGVMEYEIEAEYLHEFFRRRSDGFAYTPIIASGNNANVLHYVQNNQECKDGDLVLMDVGSTYANYAADMSRTIPVNGTFTKRQKEVYKAVNNVKKAATKMLTPGTLWKEYHKEVGNIMTSELLALGLLDKADVQNEDKDWPAYKKYFMHGTSHHIGLDTHDYGLLWEPMQAGNVFTVEPGIYIPNEGIGIRLEDDVVIQEKGSPKNLMGDIPIEIEEIEELMNK from the coding sequence ATGAAATACGACCCAATAGATAACACGCTTTTTAAAACCAATCGCAAGAATTTTATGGCTCAAATGAAGCCCTCGAGTCTTGCAGTTTTTAATTCTAATGATGTTTTTAAAACTGGTGCCGACAGCACAATGCCATTTAAACAACACCGGGATATTTTTTATTTAAGTGGAGCAGATCAAGAGGATACGATTTTGATTTTATTTCCAGATTGTCCTGATCCAGCACATCGCGAGGTGTTATTTGTGACTGAAACTAATGATCATATTGCAGTATGGGAAGGAGAGAAGTTGACTAAGGAAAAGGCCACTGAAGTTACCGGGATAGAAACAGTGTATTGGTTAAAGGAATTTGATAAAAAGTTCTTTGAAATGATGACCCAAGCGGAAACTATCTATTTCAATACTAACGAGCATTACCGTCAAGCGGTAGAAATGCAAACTAGGGAAGACCGTTTTATTTTAAAAACTAAGGCACAGTACCCGGCACACAATTATGCAAAGAGCGCACCTATCATGCAGCGTTTGCGAGCCGTCAAACACCCTCTAGAGATTGAGTTGATGCAAACGGCTTGTGATATTACTAATGCGGGCTTCCGCAGGGTGCTTGAATTTATGAAGCCAGGTGTAATGGAGTATGAAATTGAGGCAGAGTACTTACATGAGTTCTTCAGAAGGCGTAGCGATGGATTTGCATACACCCCAATTATTGCTAGTGGTAACAATGCAAATGTCTTGCATTATGTACAAAACAATCAAGAATGTAAGGATGGAGACCTTGTCTTAATGGATGTAGGATCCACTTATGCAAATTATGCGGCTGACATGTCCCGTACCATTCCTGTCAATGGAACCTTTACTAAGCGTCAGAAGGAAGTGTACAAGGCTGTAAATAATGTAAAAAAGGCAGCTACAAAAATGCTAACACCCGGGACTTTATGGAAAGAGTACCACAAGGAGGTTGGAAATATCATGACCAGTGAATTGCTAGCCTTAGGATTACTTGACAAAGCAGATGTACAGAACGAAGACAAAGACTGGCCAGCCTATAAAAAATACTTCATGCACGGCACCTCACACCACATAGGACTGGACACTCACGATTACGGTTTGCTATGGGAGCCCATGCAAGCGGGCAATGTATTTACCGTTGAACCAGGTATCTATATTCCAAATGAAGGAATAGGCATCCGCCTAGAGGATGATGTGGTGATTCAGGAAAAAG